A section of the Pseudomonas sp. Q1-7 genome encodes:
- a CDS encoding AbiTii domain-containing protein has translation MPALVTELVNAAIDTSVSSADLLRRALVATRRLGVPELIDWISSELNGYYSGEVPDYRRVQGQLMAENPIHGPIPFFAPPEMAEMLSDFEVRQSVPELIQLAQSTTGIYSHFPANVEHTLMQMIRETHGVMMRPALKFSTVQVGSTPLARTLSSKLTSS, from the coding sequence ATGCCTGCGCTCGTTACCGAACTGGTGAATGCAGCGATTGACACCTCGGTGTCATCAGCGGATTTGCTACGTCGCGCTCTAGTCGCGACCAGGCGGCTGGGAGTACCTGAACTGATCGACTGGATCAGCAGCGAGCTGAACGGTTATTACTCTGGAGAGGTTCCCGACTATCGCCGAGTACAAGGACAGTTGATGGCGGAGAACCCAATTCATGGCCCCATTCCATTCTTTGCACCGCCCGAAATGGCTGAGATGCTGTCGGACTTCGAAGTTCGACAGTCAGTGCCTGAGCTCATACAACTTGCCCAAAGCACAACGGGCATATATAGCCACTTCCCAGCCAACGTTGAGCACACGCTGATGCAAATGATACGTGAGACGCACGGCGTGATGATGCGCCCTGCGCTCAAATTTTCCACGGTTCAGGTGGGTTCTACCCCGTTAGCACGGACACTTTCGAGTAAGCTCACGTCGAGCTAA
- a CDS encoding response regulator has translation MDERSPFSRKYLLALLVTLALMAVLGGLVVWQWLALEAQKREEYEQRFKIEAEVITQRVSARMRAYEMVLRGMSGLMVGSTEVSAEEWARAADQLQLQDRYPGIQALAWARYLQNDGLNEFVGEIWEQGRREFRVFPPGPRDEYLVAQFISPMDWRNRRALGYDMLSEPVRKQASDLARDSGEASLTGPVRLKQETEQAVQNGVLLYMPVYRPEAPITSTEERRAALRGMIVGAFRLDDLMDGILGAQNAFYRIDLKDAGTPDSPLLEELSGTHTPRFHQVEKLQLFGRTWLLGVGSTAEYEAMQGNNRIAFSLWTGLAAALLLSLLVGGYLYHRERQLQLSLSISTELAEREERFRLLLQHLPVATLTCDGEGRIEMANARAAELLASPVDNLIGQRLRRFLPGLGDLRELAAAQAPHELSETEARLDDGERIAVACSLSTFNHGSDLRYLLNVLDLQARRSAEERFRLVVEASPNAIVLVDTEGRIAMVNRQAEQLFGYSRQELLDSPVEMLLPEAQREVHVGMREGFQRKPEQRRMGSNRELFGQHRDGRMIPLEVGLSPLRAGRDLLVQAVIIDISERKEAEQRLRDQAEQLMLANRYKSEFLANMSHELRTPLNSILILSDQLRQNMVGNLTEKQTRHADIVHRAGSDLLQLINDVLDLAKVEAGRMQLKLEPLNVQDMLAELDGSLRPMAEIKGLRLSTHVQAGVPRVIHSDRVRLHQILRNLLSNALKFTEQGEVELSVELDPAAATDEREVLRFAVRDTGIGIPEEQHERIFQAFQQIDGSTSRRFGGTGLGLAITRQLVLALDGDISLESVPGRGSRFIVRLPVAVAASQPKDDDGPTQPVRSGQGPAVLIVEDDVNFATVIAEEAQAHGFSSVHCRSGKQALGLLQNERFAAVILDILLPDISGWQIYRRLRSYANHRTTPVNIISCVPQPQDWNEDETRYLVKPIAREDLEQVFLDLEDRNPPQERKLLLVEDVDVEREHYREHLEQLGFDVVVSANGEGARKAYAQSDFSALVIDLDLPDQDGFELLDSLDRARPLDGSRVVINTGVDVNQQNLQRLRRYSAVVVRKAGEDLDHLSSAVQGFLAAVRQPGPVAIADPLDGCRVLLVDDDVRNIYALSALLDEAGLKVTAARDGLEAVDCFQREPFDLILMDMAMPNMDGYTATRVLKQEHGCGIPIIALTAHAMKGDREKCITAGADDYLAKPVSRQEMLDMLYRWLEQPGDRHGAPAA, from the coding sequence ATGGACGAGCGATCCCCCTTTTCCCGTAAATACCTTCTGGCATTGCTGGTGACCCTGGCTCTGATGGCCGTGCTCGGTGGCCTGGTGGTCTGGCAATGGCTGGCTCTCGAAGCGCAGAAGCGCGAGGAATACGAACAGCGCTTCAAGATCGAGGCCGAGGTGATCACCCAGCGCGTCAGCGCCCGCATGCGCGCCTACGAAATGGTGCTGCGCGGCATGTCCGGCCTGATGGTGGGGAGCACCGAGGTGTCCGCCGAAGAGTGGGCGCGGGCCGCCGACCAGTTGCAACTGCAGGATCGCTACCCGGGCATCCAGGCCCTGGCCTGGGCGCGCTATCTGCAGAACGATGGGCTGAACGAGTTCGTTGGCGAGATCTGGGAGCAGGGGCGTCGCGAGTTTCGCGTCTTTCCCCCGGGGCCTCGGGACGAGTATCTGGTGGCGCAGTTCATCAGCCCGATGGATTGGCGCAACCGGCGGGCTCTGGGTTACGACATGCTCAGCGAACCGGTGCGCAAGCAGGCCTCCGACCTGGCACGCGACAGCGGCGAAGCCAGCCTCACCGGCCCGGTCAGGTTGAAGCAGGAAACCGAGCAGGCGGTGCAGAACGGCGTGCTCCTGTACATGCCGGTATACCGCCCCGAAGCACCCATCACCTCAACGGAGGAGCGCCGTGCCGCCCTGCGCGGCATGATTGTCGGCGCCTTCCGCCTGGACGACCTGATGGATGGCATCCTCGGTGCGCAGAACGCCTTCTACCGCATCGACCTGAAAGACGCCGGCACCCCCGACTCGCCATTGCTGGAGGAGCTCAGCGGCACCCATACACCGCGCTTCCATCAGGTCGAGAAGCTGCAGCTGTTCGGCCGTACCTGGCTCCTGGGCGTAGGCAGCACCGCCGAATACGAAGCGATGCAGGGCAACAACCGGATCGCCTTCAGCCTCTGGACCGGCCTGGCCGCTGCCCTGCTGCTCTCGCTGCTGGTGGGCGGCTATCTCTATCATCGCGAGCGGCAGCTACAGCTCAGCCTGTCGATTTCCACCGAGCTGGCCGAGCGCGAAGAGCGCTTCCGCCTGCTGCTGCAGCACCTGCCCGTCGCCACCCTGACCTGCGACGGCGAGGGGCGGATCGAAATGGCCAACGCCCGCGCCGCCGAGCTGCTGGCGTCGCCCGTGGATAACCTGATCGGCCAGCGCCTGCGTCGCTTCCTGCCGGGGCTGGGCGACCTGCGTGAACTGGCGGCTGCGCAGGCACCCCACGAGCTGAGCGAAACGGAAGCCCGGCTGGATGATGGCGAACGCATTGCCGTGGCCTGCAGCCTGAGCACCTTCAACCACGGCAGCGACCTGCGCTACCTGCTCAACGTGTTGGACCTGCAGGCGCGCAGAAGCGCCGAGGAGCGCTTTCGCCTGGTGGTGGAAGCCTCGCCCAACGCCATCGTCCTGGTGGACACCGAGGGGCGCATCGCCATGGTCAACCGCCAGGCCGAGCAACTGTTCGGCTACAGCCGCCAGGAACTGCTCGACTCGCCGGTGGAAATGCTGCTCCCCGAGGCCCAGCGCGAAGTCCATGTGGGCATGCGCGAGGGTTTTCAGCGCAAGCCCGAGCAGCGGCGCATGGGCAGCAACCGCGAGCTGTTCGGCCAGCATCGCGATGGCCGCATGATTCCCCTGGAGGTGGGCCTGTCGCCTCTGCGCGCCGGTCGCGACCTGCTGGTACAGGCGGTGATCATCGACATCAGCGAGCGCAAGGAGGCCGAACAGCGCCTGCGCGACCAGGCCGAGCAATTGATGCTGGCCAACCGTTACAAATCCGAATTCCTCGCCAACATGTCCCACGAACTGCGCACGCCGCTGAACAGCATCCTGATCCTCAGCGACCAGTTGCGGCAGAACATGGTCGGCAACCTCACTGAAAAGCAGACTCGCCACGCCGACATCGTCCACCGCGCCGGCAGCGACCTGCTGCAACTGATCAACGATGTGCTCGATCTGGCCAAGGTCGAGGCCGGACGCATGCAGCTCAAGCTGGAGCCGTTGAACGTCCAGGACATGCTCGCCGAACTGGATGGCAGCCTGCGGCCGATGGCCGAGATCAAGGGGCTGCGCCTTTCCACCCATGTACAGGCCGGCGTGCCCAGGGTTATCCACAGCGACCGGGTGCGCCTGCACCAGATCCTGCGCAACCTGCTGTCCAACGCCCTCAAGTTCACCGAGCAGGGCGAGGTGGAGCTGTCGGTGGAGCTGGACCCCGCGGCGGCGACCGACGAGCGCGAGGTGCTGCGCTTCGCCGTGCGCGACACCGGTATCGGAATCCCCGAAGAGCAGCACGAACGTATCTTCCAGGCCTTCCAGCAGATTGACGGCTCCACCAGCCGGCGCTTCGGCGGCACCGGCCTGGGGTTGGCCATCACCCGCCAACTGGTGCTCGCCCTGGACGGCGACATCTCCCTGGAAAGCGTGCCGGGGCGCGGCTCGCGATTCATCGTCCGGCTGCCGGTGGCGGTGGCCGCCAGCCAGCCGAAGGACGACGACGGTCCGACGCAGCCAGTGCGTAGCGGCCAGGGACCGGCGGTGCTGATCGTCGAAGACGACGTCAATTTCGCCACGGTGATCGCCGAAGAGGCCCAGGCCCATGGCTTCTCCAGCGTTCACTGCCGCAGCGGCAAACAGGCGCTCGGCCTGCTGCAGAATGAGCGCTTCGCCGCCGTCATCCTCGACATCCTCCTGCCGGACATCAGCGGTTGGCAGATCTACCGGCGCCTGCGCAGCTACGCGAACCACCGCACCACGCCGGTGAACATCATTTCCTGCGTGCCGCAGCCGCAGGACTGGAACGAGGATGAGACCCGCTACCTGGTCAAGCCGATCGCCCGCGAGGACCTGGAGCAGGTGTTCCTGGACCTGGAAGACCGCAACCCGCCGCAGGAGCGCAAGCTGCTGCTGGTGGAAGATGTGGACGTGGAGCGCGAACACTACCGCGAACACCTGGAGCAACTGGGCTTCGACGTGGTCGTCAGCGCCAACGGCGAGGGCGCTCGCAAGGCTTATGCGCAGAGCGATTTCTCCGCCCTGGTGATCGACCTGGACCTGCCCGACCAGGATGGCTTCGAGCTGCTCGACAGCCTGGACCGCGCGCGCCCGCTGGACGGTTCGCGAGTGGTCATCAACACCGGGGTCGACGTCAACCAGCAGAACCTCCAGCGCCTGCGTCGCTACTCGGCAGTGGTGGTGCGCAAGGCCGGCGAAGACCTCGACCACCTCAGCTCGGCGGTGCAGGGGTTCCTCGCCGCCGTGCGCCAGCCGGGCCCCGTTGCCATTGCCGATCCCCTGGACGGCTGCCGCGTGCTGCTGGTGGATGACGACGTGCGCAACATCTACGCGCTGAGCGCCCTGCTCGACGAAGCCGGCCTGAAGGTGACCGCCGCCCGAGACGGGCTGGAAGCCGTCGACTGCTTCCAGCGCGAACCCTTCGACCTGATCCTGATGGACATGGCCATGCCCAATATGGACGGTTACACCGCTACTCGCGTGCTCAAGCAGGAGCACGGCTGCGGTATCCCGATCATCGCCCTGACGGCCCACGCGATGAAGGGCGACCGGGAGAAATGCATCACCGCCGGCGCCGACGACTACCTGGCCAAGCCGGTGAGTCGCCAGGAAATGCTGGACATGCTCTACCGCTGGCTGGAACAACCAGGAGATCGCCATGGCGCGCCTGCAGCTTAA
- a CDS encoding OmpA family protein has product MFTSRRLIIAATAFAMLAGCASQNPYDNQGQASAPAEGGMSKTAKYGALGALAGAVAGAAINHDNRGKGALIGAAVAGAASAGYGYYVDKQEAELRRSMEGTGVQVQRQGDNINLIMPGNITFATNSADIASNFYSPLNNLATSFKQYDQNNIEVVGHTDSTGSHAYNMNLSQQRAQSVANYLMAQGVNGTRVTSRGMGPDQPIASNANEAGRSQNRRVEIKLTPIPGAQAPQQY; this is encoded by the coding sequence ATGTTCACCTCGCGTCGCCTGATCATCGCCGCCACCGCGTTCGCCATGCTGGCGGGCTGTGCTTCGCAGAATCCTTACGACAACCAGGGCCAAGCGTCCGCTCCCGCCGAGGGCGGCATGAGCAAGACCGCCAAATACGGCGCCCTGGGGGCCCTGGCGGGCGCCGTGGCGGGTGCCGCGATCAACCACGACAACCGTGGCAAGGGTGCGCTGATCGGTGCCGCCGTGGCGGGCGCCGCCAGCGCGGGCTACGGCTACTACGTCGACAAGCAGGAAGCGGAGCTGCGCCGCAGCATGGAAGGCACTGGCGTGCAGGTGCAGCGCCAGGGCGACAACATCAACCTGATCATGCCCGGCAACATCACCTTCGCCACCAATTCGGCGGATATCGCCAGCAACTTCTACAGCCCGCTGAACAACCTGGCGACCTCCTTCAAGCAGTACGACCAGAACAACATCGAGGTGGTCGGCCATACCGACAGCACCGGCAGCCACGCGTACAACATGAACCTGTCCCAGCAGCGTGCCCAGAGCGTGGCCAACTACCTGATGGCTCAGGGTGTCAATGGCACCCGCGTGACCTCCCGTGGCATGGGTCCGGACCAGCCGATCGCCAGCAACGCCAACGAGGCCGGCCGTTCGCAGAACCGCCGCGTGGAGATCAAGCTGACGCCCATCCCCGGTGCCCAGGCTCCGCAGCAGTACTGA
- a CDS encoding MBL fold metallo-hydrolase gives MEAAKPALIRETFPVGPLQCNCTLIGDPVSKKAIVVDPGGNHEQILARLEAHGLKLVSIIHTHAHLDHFLASGELKKATGATLHLHKEDQFLWDNLEMQCRMFGVPYKPVPAPDQWLADDEELACGCGVALHTPGHTPGSMSFWFPQVKLLIAGDTLFRRGIGRTDLWGGDYATIERSIRQRLYSLDEEATVVTGHGPDTRLGDEMRENPFVRA, from the coding sequence ATGGAAGCCGCAAAACCAGCACTAATCCGCGAAACATTCCCTGTTGGGCCTTTGCAGTGCAACTGCACCCTGATCGGCGATCCGGTCAGCAAGAAGGCGATTGTCGTGGACCCGGGCGGTAACCACGAACAGATCCTGGCGCGCCTGGAGGCCCATGGCCTGAAGCTGGTGAGCATCATCCACACCCATGCCCACCTCGATCACTTCCTCGCTTCGGGCGAGTTGAAGAAGGCCACCGGCGCGACCCTGCACCTGCACAAGGAAGACCAGTTCCTCTGGGACAACCTGGAAATGCAGTGCCGCATGTTCGGCGTGCCCTACAAGCCGGTGCCGGCGCCCGACCAGTGGTTGGCCGACGATGAGGAACTGGCCTGCGGCTGTGGCGTGGCGCTGCACACACCGGGGCATACGCCGGGCTCCATGAGCTTCTGGTTCCCGCAGGTCAAGCTGCTGATCGCCGGCGACACCCTGTTCCGTCGCGGCATTGGCCGCACCGACCTCTGGGGCGGCGACTACGCCACCATCGAGCGTTCGATCAGGCAGCGCCTCTACAGCCTGGATGAGGAGGCCACGGTGGTCACCGGCCACGGCCCGGACACCCGTCTGGGCGACGAAATGCGGGAAAATCCGTTCGTGCGGGCCTGA
- a CDS encoding IS110 family transposase, with translation MKTSSSQRQGLPVIHQRAAGIDIGSRFHVVAVPIDLAEEPVQTFKAFTADLERMAAWLVELGVTTVAMESTGVYWIPVYEILESHGLHVVLANARDARAVPGRKTDVNDAQWIQRLHACGLLRASFHPEREIAALRSYLRLRERHLDYAAAHIQHMQKALTHMNLQLQHVVADITGATGMRIIRAIVAGERNAATLATLRDTRCKSSVETIQSALVGNYQPEHVFALAQALAMYDAYQAQLEVCDQQIAESLQRLARQRPSPSEPLPKPRHRARQPNALNFDVRVLLYQLVGVDLTQIHGIGPYLALRLVAECGTDLSRWRTAQHFTSWLTLAPGCRISGGKVLSAHTRKTKNRVTAHLRLAAVTTGRTNTALGAFYRRLSARIGKAKAVTATARKIAILFYNAMRFGMAYQDPGADHYEQKYRERVVRGLHRRAAEFGFTLQAVEGVS, from the coding sequence ATGAAAACGTCCAGTTCACAGCGGCAGGGTCTGCCAGTGATTCACCAGCGTGCAGCCGGCATCGACATCGGATCGCGCTTCCATGTGGTGGCCGTGCCCATCGATCTCGCCGAAGAGCCGGTGCAAACCTTCAAGGCGTTTACCGCCGACCTGGAGCGCATGGCCGCTTGGCTGGTCGAGCTGGGCGTCACCACGGTGGCGATGGAGTCGACCGGGGTGTATTGGATTCCGGTTTACGAGATTCTCGAGAGCCACGGTTTGCACGTCGTGCTGGCCAATGCGCGCGATGCCCGCGCTGTGCCTGGGCGCAAGACCGACGTCAACGATGCGCAGTGGATCCAGCGTCTGCATGCCTGTGGCTTGCTGCGGGCCAGTTTCCATCCCGAGCGCGAGATCGCAGCGTTACGCAGTTATCTACGTTTGCGCGAACGCCACCTCGATTACGCCGCGGCGCATATCCAGCACATGCAGAAGGCGCTCACCCACATGAACCTGCAATTGCAGCATGTGGTCGCCGACATTACCGGGGCCACCGGCATGCGCATCATCCGGGCGATCGTCGCCGGCGAGCGCAACGCGGCGACACTGGCAACCCTGCGCGATACCCGCTGCAAGTCGAGCGTTGAGACCATCCAGAGTGCCCTGGTGGGCAATTACCAGCCGGAACATGTGTTTGCCCTGGCGCAGGCATTGGCCATGTACGACGCCTATCAGGCGCAGCTTGAAGTCTGCGACCAGCAGATTGCCGAGAGCCTGCAGCGGCTCGCCCGGCAGCGCCCCTCACCCAGTGAACCGCTACCGAAGCCACGCCACCGCGCGCGACAGCCGAACGCGCTCAACTTCGATGTCCGTGTCTTGCTCTATCAACTGGTCGGCGTCGATCTGACCCAGATCCACGGCATCGGCCCCTACCTGGCACTGCGGTTAGTCGCCGAGTGCGGTACCGATCTGAGCCGCTGGCGTACCGCCCAGCACTTCACCTCCTGGCTGACCTTAGCGCCGGGTTGCCGGATCAGCGGCGGCAAAGTGCTCTCGGCACACACGCGCAAGACCAAGAATCGGGTGACAGCCCATCTCCGGTTGGCTGCCGTAACCACTGGCAGAACGAACACGGCGTTGGGCGCTTTTTATCGACGCTTGTCGGCGCGTATCGGCAAGGCCAAGGCGGTGACCGCCACGGCGCGCAAGATCGCCATCCTGTTCTACAACGCGATGCGCTTCGGCATGGCTTATCAGGATCCGGGAGCCGACCACTATGAGCAAAAATATCGCGAGCGCGTGGTCAGAGGCCTGCACCGGCGAGCAGCCGAATTCGGCTTCACGCTACAGGCCGTCGAAGGTGTTTCTTAG
- a CDS encoding AAA family ATPase: MKKLLASYGRDEEFRAVAEQIILEEEQKNNRVLARSLRHTLDNATSASVNSSKQPQKLASLIPFPDAADDFVEKVEPLHSHKDITLSHANVRVFTGLLQEYRRSEEIRRHGLSVRSKLLFCGPPGCGKTLCAEVFAAELGLPLFVVKLDRLISSYLGETAGNVRKIFEFAKRQPCVLFLDEFDALARSRDDSAEHNELRRVVNSLLLFIDRMQPRGFMIAATNLDNSLDAAIWRRFDEVIWFDKPDPALIRRFLGTKFKNVIIDFDLSKYISRLEGYSFAEIERVCTQTIKAPLVARRKRITESDFKAAMADESRRRAGRAKL, encoded by the coding sequence ATGAAAAAGCTGTTGGCAAGCTACGGCCGAGACGAAGAGTTCCGAGCTGTTGCCGAGCAGATAATTCTCGAAGAAGAGCAGAAAAATAACCGAGTCCTTGCCAGGTCTCTCCGTCATACGCTGGATAATGCAACGTCCGCGAGTGTGAACTCTAGCAAGCAGCCCCAAAAGCTGGCTTCGCTCATCCCCTTCCCCGATGCCGCCGACGACTTTGTCGAGAAGGTCGAACCCCTCCATTCGCATAAAGACATAACGCTCTCACATGCCAATGTTCGGGTCTTTACGGGTCTGCTTCAGGAGTACAGGCGCTCGGAAGAAATTCGCCGGCATGGACTTTCTGTCCGATCCAAACTGCTGTTTTGCGGCCCCCCCGGGTGCGGAAAAACCCTCTGCGCCGAAGTGTTTGCCGCAGAGCTGGGTCTGCCGCTGTTTGTCGTGAAGCTCGATCGCCTGATTTCATCCTATCTGGGCGAAACCGCTGGAAATGTACGCAAGATTTTTGAGTTCGCTAAACGGCAACCCTGTGTCCTCTTCCTCGATGAATTCGATGCCCTGGCCCGATCGCGTGACGACTCGGCAGAGCACAACGAGCTTCGCCGCGTCGTGAACAGCCTTCTGCTGTTCATCGACCGGATGCAACCGCGTGGTTTCATGATCGCCGCCACTAACCTCGACAACTCTCTGGATGCTGCAATCTGGAGGCGCTTCGACGAGGTCATCTGGTTCGATAAACCAGATCCAGCGCTCATCAGACGCTTCTTGGGCACCAAATTCAAAAACGTCATTATCGATTTCGACCTGTCCAAATACATCAGTCGCTTGGAAGGCTATTCTTTTGCGGAAATCGAACGTGTCTGCACCCAAACGATCAAGGCCCCTTTGGTTGCCCGCCGCAAACGGATCACGGAGTCCGACTTTAAAGCAGCAATGGCAGACGAGAGCCGTAGGAGAGCTGGACGCGCAAAGCTTTGA
- a CDS encoding tyrosine-type recombinase/integrase, producing MFLYDIWHNFVTLRIAMATIRKRGPSQWQVQVRRKGWPLQSKTFNTQTEAKTWATMIEREMDAGVFVSRNEAESTSFAKALKMYAEQVTSKKRSSDSELSRIKVLLRHPLALRSIASIRGADMASYRDERLAEGLAPATVRRELALISHVFTIARKEWRMESLSNPVELIRQPSVDDARDRRILTSDVWQHLDGNLVCEHLDELEMIYRYSRSNELPQIVRFAVETGMRRSEISGLLRTNVDLKKRTAFLSLTKNGSSRGVPLSSQAAAIVKHQPKLQDGRVFRSQPDTITKAFLDALGDARGAYEVGLGMHLRTEGVEPEKAAKRIAEDPFLVDLRFHDLRHEATSRLAEIFPLHELTKITGHQDTRMLMRYYHPRAEDLAKKLG from the coding sequence ATGTTCCTTTATGATATTTGGCACAATTTTGTCACACTGAGAATTGCAATGGCGACGATTCGGAAACGCGGCCCTTCCCAGTGGCAGGTACAGGTCAGACGCAAAGGATGGCCCCTGCAAAGCAAGACATTCAACACCCAGACTGAGGCGAAGACCTGGGCGACGATGATCGAGCGCGAGATGGATGCCGGCGTGTTCGTTAGCCGAAACGAAGCCGAGTCGACCTCGTTCGCAAAAGCCCTAAAGATGTACGCCGAGCAGGTAACCTCTAAAAAGCGCAGCAGCGACTCCGAGCTGTCACGAATTAAGGTCTTGCTACGCCATCCGCTAGCCCTCAGATCAATCGCAAGCATCCGGGGAGCAGACATGGCTAGCTATCGAGACGAGCGCCTCGCAGAGGGCCTAGCGCCAGCCACAGTTCGCCGTGAGCTAGCACTGATCTCCCACGTCTTTACCATTGCTCGCAAAGAGTGGCGCATGGAGTCACTGAGCAATCCCGTCGAGCTGATCCGCCAGCCAAGCGTCGATGACGCTCGGGATAGGCGGATCCTCACTTCTGACGTATGGCAACACCTAGATGGCAATTTGGTCTGCGAGCACCTCGACGAGTTGGAGATGATCTATCGATACTCGCGTTCGAACGAGTTGCCGCAGATTGTCCGATTCGCAGTCGAGACAGGTATGCGCCGCAGCGAGATCTCCGGCCTACTCAGAACCAATGTGGATTTAAAGAAGCGAACCGCCTTCTTGTCGCTGACGAAGAACGGCTCTTCGCGTGGCGTACCGTTATCCAGCCAGGCCGCTGCGATTGTGAAGCACCAGCCAAAGCTGCAGGATGGCCGAGTATTTAGAAGTCAGCCAGATACCATCACCAAGGCATTCCTAGATGCCCTAGGTGACGCGAGGGGAGCGTATGAGGTGGGGCTGGGTATGCACCTCAGAACAGAAGGAGTCGAGCCGGAAAAAGCTGCGAAGCGAATCGCTGAGGATCCCTTCCTAGTCGACCTGCGATTCCACGACTTACGTCACGAGGCCACTTCGCGCCTGGCTGAGATTTTCCCCTTGCACGAGCTGACCAAAATCACCGGCCACCAAGACACGAGAATGCTCATGCGCTACTACCACCCAAGGGCTGAAGATCTAGCTAAGAAGCTAGGCTAG
- a CDS encoding S8 family peptidase produces the protein MLPDNAPIIGIIDSGINDHPLLEGAIVGAIGVPAELGAADVWGHGTRVAGVAAFGDLRAQLATSDHLVCAARICSARVVNDEGRFDDHRLVPSQMREALTTLNREFGCRIFSISLADTRSAPYAGGKVGPWTATLDELASELNALILVSAGNRHPRQAERQEEGITDYPAYLLEPSNRFLEPSAALNVLTVGSIAHGAGIDAELIDQDVGVRPITGPFEPSPFSRAGPGIGGAIKPDIVDLGGTMVYDRLNGLRWGYDLPSAGVLTLNHLFLEQMLRSASGTSYSTPMAAHKAAQLLARFPRASANLLRALLVGAAEIPEEARQRLIHLDADSKRHICGNGYIGIERATYSDDSRVVLYAEDALPLDNFAVYEIPIPERYLTQAGERTLTVTLAYDPPVRHTRVDYAGVHMSFRVLRGVTPDEVVEQFRWRAKAEGKAPKLASSKNCDLQPGSTLREKGTVQTASVTFKRGELAQYGNTYYLVVRCESGWADYIAQQRFAVVVEIAHRAGVQIYQQIEQRVRIRQQV, from the coding sequence ATGCTGCCCGATAATGCCCCCATCATTGGCATTATCGACAGCGGTATAAATGATCACCCTCTACTGGAGGGGGCTATTGTCGGCGCCATTGGAGTACCGGCTGAGCTGGGCGCGGCTGATGTATGGGGCCACGGAACCAGGGTCGCCGGAGTTGCTGCTTTTGGTGACCTTCGTGCACAGCTCGCAACCAGCGACCATCTTGTCTGTGCGGCGAGGATTTGCTCAGCGCGCGTGGTGAATGATGAGGGGCGTTTCGATGATCACCGTCTCGTTCCCAGTCAGATGCGGGAAGCATTGACTACGTTGAATCGTGAATTTGGCTGCCGTATTTTCAGTATTTCATTGGCTGATACGAGAAGCGCTCCGTACGCTGGCGGAAAGGTAGGCCCTTGGACTGCCACTCTTGATGAATTGGCTAGTGAGCTCAATGCGCTCATTCTGGTTTCCGCAGGCAACCGTCATCCAAGGCAAGCGGAACGACAAGAGGAAGGTATCACTGATTACCCAGCTTACCTCCTGGAGCCCAGCAATCGCTTTCTAGAGCCCTCCGCAGCGCTCAACGTGCTGACAGTCGGCTCCATTGCCCACGGCGCGGGGATCGACGCAGAGCTCATCGACCAAGATGTCGGTGTGCGGCCTATTACCGGCCCATTTGAGCCGTCCCCTTTCTCTCGGGCAGGTCCCGGGATCGGAGGTGCGATAAAGCCCGATATCGTGGATCTCGGCGGCACAATGGTCTATGACCGTCTTAACGGCTTGCGATGGGGCTATGACCTGCCCAGCGCAGGAGTGTTAACGCTCAACCATCTCTTCTTGGAGCAAATGCTGCGCTCAGCATCCGGAACCTCTTATTCCACCCCTATGGCTGCACACAAGGCCGCGCAGCTGCTGGCACGCTTTCCCCGCGCCTCAGCCAATCTGCTCAGGGCATTGTTGGTAGGTGCGGCTGAAATTCCCGAGGAAGCTCGGCAACGGCTGATCCATCTGGATGCAGACTCCAAACGACATATCTGCGGCAATGGGTACATTGGGATAGAGAGGGCCACCTACTCCGACGACTCTAGGGTCGTCCTATACGCTGAAGATGCCCTGCCGCTGGACAACTTTGCCGTATACGAGATCCCGATCCCTGAGCGCTACCTGACGCAGGCAGGTGAGAGAACGCTGACCGTCACCTTGGCTTACGATCCGCCCGTGCGCCATACACGTGTTGATTACGCCGGTGTGCATATGAGCTTCAGGGTACTGCGAGGCGTGACGCCAGATGAAGTCGTTGAGCAATTTCGATGGAGAGCAAAAGCAGAAGGCAAAGCCCCCAAGCTAGCCTCCAGCAAGAACTGCGATCTTCAACCAGGATCCACACTGCGAGAAAAGGGAACAGTACAAACAGCGAGCGTGACCTTCAAACGTGGAGAACTGGCTCAGTATGGCAACACGTACTATCTGGTCGTTCGATGTGAGTCAGGCTGGGCAGACTACATAGCCCAGCAACGTTTTGCTGTGGTGGTTGAAATTGCCCACCGTGCGGGAGTCCAGATCTACCAACAGATTGAACAACGCGTTCGTATCCGTCAGCAGGTGTAG